In a single window of the Melanotaenia boesemani isolate fMelBoe1 chromosome 22, fMelBoe1.pri, whole genome shotgun sequence genome:
- the LOC121633227 gene encoding serine/threonine-protein kinase pim-1-like yields MKSCKPSEEDAKRTNTTKRKATSHHQRPAKRPRLSDVAGPSPISQDKVKKVSRKRKRNEDDDEELSRSPKKTKGLLGPTLTNEDSKTAISSKDRAQTKRDEFEAKYQQENPLGEGGYGSVFAGYRKADNLPVAIKYVKKIIFFEYTDDGEEMPAEVAVMLRLQARTDNSVGKSAPVTLLDWYELEGQLVLVLERPESAVSLSDYVSDHGGALEEATAKVILQQLVDAAIYLQKNCIFHRDIKLENILIETDSEKPQLRLIDFGLSCFYDENTEFDVCCGILSQFPPEVLNMDNYSAGPGTVWQIGVVLYEMLHTMNFVSTSFIQNKLRIRKKLSKRGQDFLKKCLAEDPMKRPTLEDLQSHQWLRYDTHD; encoded by the exons ATGAAAAGTTGCAAACCATCTGAGGAGGATGCAAAGAGGACCAATACGACCAAGAGGAAAGCCACTTCTCATCATCAGAGACCTGCAAAAAGGCCAAGGCTTTCTGATGTAGCTGGACCATCGCCAATCTCACAAGACAAAGTCAAAAAAGTGAGCAGGAAAAGAAAACGAAATGAAGATGACGATGAAGAACTATCACGGTCACCCAAGAAGACAAAAGGACTTCTAGGCCCTACCCTGACCAATGAAGATAGTAAGACAGCCATTTCTTCAAAGGACAGGGCACAAACCAAAAGAG ATGAATTCGAGGCAAAATATCAACAGGAGAATCCTCTAGGGGAAGGAGGCTATGGATCAGTGTTTGCTGGCTACCGGAAAGCAGATAATTTACCA GTGGCGATcaaatatgtgaaaaaaatcattttcttcGAATATACTGACGATGGCGAGGAAATGCCTGCGGAAGTGGCTGTCATGCTAAGACTGCAAGCTAGAACAGACAACTCTGTGGGGAAGTCAGCCCCAGTAACCCTGCTGGACTGGTATGAACTGGAGGGACAGCTGGTTCTTGTGCTGGAGAGACCAGAGTCTGCCGTCAGTCTGTCTGACTATGTTTCAGATCATGGAGGTGCACTAGAAGAGGCCACCGCAAAA gTTATACTACAACAGCTGGTTGATGCAGCAATATACCTCCAGAAGAACTGCATTTTCCACAGAGACATCAAATTAGAAAACATCCTCATTGAGACAGATTCAGAAAAACCACAACTTCGTCTCATTGACTTTGGTTTGAGCTGTTTCTACGACGAAAACACAGAGTTTGATGTATGTTGTGGCATCCTGTCTCAATTCCCTCCAGAGGTATTGAACATGGATAATTACAGCGCCGGACCCGGAACAGTGTGGCAGATAGGGGTGGTCCTGTATGAAATGCTGCACACCATGAACTTCGTATCCACCTCCTTCATCCAAAATAAATTGAGGATCAGAAAAAAGCTTTCAAAAA GAGGCCAAGATTTTCTGAAGAAGTGCTTAGCAGAAGACCCCATGAAACGTCCCACtctggaggatcttcaaagccACCAGTGGCTCAGGTATGACACACATGACtaa